From a single Calditrichota bacterium genomic region:
- a CDS encoding RnfABCDGE type electron transport complex subunit A: MDVLLIFIAAAVTNNFVLTYFLGICPFIGVSGRMDSAIGLGLATTFVMTLTAAVTWMINAFILVPFKVPFLEYVSFIIVIASLVQIVEMVLRKHVPVLYRSLGIFLPLITTNCAILGLALFMVLREYNFIQAVVFGFGAGVGFTLALLIMAGIRERLEFADVPKPLQGAAIT, translated from the coding sequence ATGGACGTATTACTCATTTTCATCGCTGCCGCCGTCACCAACAATTTCGTGCTGACCTATTTTCTGGGCATCTGTCCCTTTATCGGCGTCTCGGGTCGCATGGATTCAGCTATCGGGTTGGGGCTGGCAACCACCTTTGTGATGACCCTGACGGCAGCCGTGACCTGGATGATCAATGCTTTTATTCTGGTTCCGTTCAAGGTTCCGTTTCTGGAATACGTTTCCTTCATCATTGTGATCGCTTCACTGGTGCAGATCGTGGAAATGGTGTTGCGCAAGCACGTACCCGTACTATATCGGTCACTGGGTATTTTTCTGCCGCTGATTACCACCAATTGCGCTATCCTGGGATTGGCGCTATTCATGGTGCTCAGGGAATACAATTTCATTCAAGCGGTCGTTTTCGGCTTTGGTGCTGGCGTCGGTTTTACGCTGGCGCTGCTGATCATGGCAGGTATCCGAGAGCGGTTGGAATTCGCCGACGTCCCTAAACCACTACAGGGAGCAGCGATTAC